In Oncorhynchus mykiss isolate Arlee chromosome 19, USDA_OmykA_1.1, whole genome shotgun sequence, the sequence CGGTACGTGACGCAGCAGCAATAGAGCAATGCACATGAGCAGTGATGGATTTATGTACCCAACAGTAACACAGAGGCCACAGTGTGTCAGCGGATATGTGACTGACCTTCATCATCTCCTTGGACAGCTCCCTCATGGTGCCCTGGATCTCTGGGATCTTCACTAAGCTCTGCATGGCTTTCATGACCTCTGTGCTCTTCTGAAGGGCGCCAGCTACACGCAATACAGCTGGAAAAATAACAGCAGAGTCACATACCAGACACCACCCCTTTGTAATGTAACACGCAGCATATTACATGTGCAGTACATATTCATATTAGGGCCATGACTTGACCACTTggcctgaccaggaaaaactctgcaCCCCTACTAGCTTCCAGTGTTACAAAGCATTTCTATTCATTTGTCATCACATTAACTTATCCTGGGCATTTTGTAACTGGTGATGCTACATCAGTAGTTTCCTTCACACTCACAAAGCTGGTTCTTCATGCTGAGGAGTACAGAGTTCATTTGGGCTTTGGAGGCATAAAGTTTGCTGACTGCACGCTTCGACTGGACCATCTCTTTTGCAAGAACCACACACACGTCCCTGTGTCCCTTTTTAGCAGCATCTTTGATGGATCTCTttaccttctcctcctccctctgaatGTCTGAGATAGAAGAGGAACAATGAGAGACCactaatataatgtaatataacaaACTAATGTAGAACATTATGACAGAAGTTTGACAGCAGCTTTCCTTGGTGTTTATATTATTATAGTGTATTGTTTTTGCTCTCTGACATTCTTAAACCAATATTGGACTGGGCTTCACATAACGTAGCCTTAAAGTACTTCTTCTCACCTCGAATTTGTCTGTCAATCACTCTCATCTCTTTCCTGATTTTGAGTGACCATTCATTTACCTTAAATGACAGAAAAAAGTGAATTAAGCTTCAACAAATCACTAGTAAAATATTACACTCAGATGTGTCATTCACTGTCAAGCTTAAGGAAATGACGTGTAAACAATTTTTTCTTCTTTCGTGTGAATTTGAGGCAGAACCATGTACAGTCACGTTAGATTGATGGTCGTTTGTTTACATCCAAAGATGGTGCTGGCTGCTAGTGTGTAAATGAGCAACAGGCCAGCAGCCATAGCATTTGGGGGAATAAAGTTTGTAAATGTAGGCTACAAATGATTCCAATGCAAGTAGCTAGCAAACAAGCACGACTTATATTGAAGGCCATAaactagctagcaagttagctactGTGTAGCTAACAATCAAACTGAAATGGTAATGTTAGCAACAATTGGCTTACGTTAGCTAACTCGTAAACTGCCGTagtaaacgttagctagctacattacaaTATTATTCGATTCAAGTTTAAATAAGACGGAGATCGTGATGAGAGGTATTGGATAAACGTCGCCCTTGTTACAGTACCATAAATAAACAGAGCAAGCTAGCCTAGCTGTTAGGTTCTGTACCTAGCTTAGAATTAGTTGTTTGGCTAGCTGTCAAGCTCGTGTCGCCCCTCACCAGAAGCCTTCCCTTACCAAGTCTTTTGGTGGTTTATCTTGTGTTTTCCCGAACAGTCCCATTTTCATTACAACGATTACGTTAGCTAACCTAGCTAAACTGGTAATACAGAACACAACAGAAACATTAGCATACACCCTCTACCACTTTCGGATCCAAGCTACGCCACTTCGCCTCCCAGGCCACGTTCCAATACGTCAATGCTCCACCCTACTGAAGTGATggggaaaagtacccaactgtcatacttgagtaaaaaaaagtaaagatatcttaatagaaaaaagtaaagataccttaatagaaaatgactcaagtaaaagtcaatcAGTAAAATCTACTTgactaaaagtctaaaagtattgggtttaaaatatacttaaagtATCAgatgtaaaaatataaataatttcaaattccttaaattaagcaaaccagCTGCCATTTGCATGACCAGGGATATTCGGTTGAAGTGCGTGAATTTGAGTATTTTCCTGTCCtgataagcattcaaaatgtatcaagtacttttgggtgtcaaggaaaatgtatgtagtaaaaagtacaatattttcttaaggaatgtagtgaagtaaaagtagtagtaaagatatatattttaaaaaactaCTTAAATTgtactttgaagtatttttacaccactgccctACGATGTCAATCAGATGCATCTAACTCTTTACGTACCTGGCGGAAGTCATTCATTTTCAATAGAGCAGTCCGGAACGCTACGTTGGGGGTGCCGCGCTCGGCTACGGTGCGTTATGTGTACCATATGCGTTCAATATGTCCTACTTGTGCATTGTTTCACTGTAGCGAGGTACAAACAAAAGTACACACACTGACTCCAACTAGTTAGTTTTTAGCAAGTTGAAAAGCGAAGCACTACATACGCCAAGTACGGGGAAATGCGGTCAAAACGTATATGCGTCCTGTGGGCATGAAACTAATGTTGCGCTAGTTTATTCAATATTTAAAATGATAAGGTCGTTCGTCTACTTAAATCAATAGACCCTGGCCAAAGCATATAACTATATCAGAGATAGGCCAAGTAGATGTACGCTAATTGTAACACCCTGATCATTACTTATTacttatccgtattttttaaaactgcattgttggttagaggctcgtaagtaagcatttcactgtaaagtctactacacctgttgtattcggcgcatgtgactaatacgtTTTGTTTCAcatgtcttgtgcttgtctccaccccccgcCAGGTGTCTCCTATTTTCccaattatcccctgtgtatttatactgcGTTTTCTGTCTTGTCAAATTGTCCTAGCGTGGTTTCCGTGTGAAACAAGTTTTTGTTTTCGAGTCCTCCCGGTTCCGACCTTTCGGCCTGCGGTTCTGTCCCTTTTAGAATCTGCCTTGTACTACGAGCCTCTACCTGCCCTATTACCTGCtcctttgttataataaatattctgAGAACCGAAccatccgcctcctgtgtctgcgtttgtgtcatatcctgagtcgtgattctgtgtcaaatctaattttatttgtcacatgagcagaatacaacaggtgtagattttagtgaaatgcgtacttacaagcccttaaccaacaacgcagttttaagaaaaagaagtgttaagaaaaaaatatacaattaaagtaacaaataattaaacagcaacaGTTaagtaacaataacgaggctatataaaggggataccggtacagagtcaatgtgcaggggcaccggttagaggtaattgaggtaatatgtacatgtaggtagagttaaagtgaccatgcatagataatgaacacagagtagcagcagcatgaaAGAGGGGTATGGGTAGTcctttgattagttgttcaggagtcttatggacaaatcttttcagtctcctgaggggtaataggctttgtcatgccctcttcatgactgtcttggtgtgcttggaccatgttagtttgttggtgatgtgaacgccaaggaacttgaagctctcaacctgctccactacagcccagtcgatgagaatgggggcagtccgggattcctccgatggcattgaggagtacaccacatcagtcactggcttcatcaataagtgcattgaggacgtcgtccccacagtgacgatacgcacataccccaaccagaagccatagattacaggtgtccaagaggcttctaaacagcttctacccccaagccataagactccttcctgcacatctaatcaaatggttgCCCAGACTgttgccctgacctcaaccccatcaaatacctttgggatgaattggaacaccaaatgcaagtcaggcctaatcgcccaacatcagtgcccgacatcactaatggtcttgtggctgaatggaagcaagtccctgcagcaatgttccaacatctagtggaaagccttcccagaagagtggaggctgttattacagcaaaggggggaccaactccacaaagtggggaccaactccatattaatgctcatgattttggaatgacaagtttgacaagcaggtgtccacatacttttggtagaAGCCGCAGGTACACATTCAGCACCATGTACAGTGACATGATGAACGCAAACTAAAACTAAGGACTGGGGCGTATTCATTAATCCGATTCTGTTGCAAACAGATCTTTGGAAATACTGTTCTCTCTTTGGTACCAGTTTACCTTGTGTACCTAAAGGCTGCACCTGTTCAATTTAGGCCAGAACACATTTTGCTCAACGCATATTCTGTAGTCCACTACAGTGTTCTTGAGCTTTGATTGATTTGTTTACAGCCTCCATAATACTTTGGTATGTATGAACATTGAGACATGCTAGGCTAGGcttatgtaaccgatgtgaaatagctagctagttagcggtggtgtgcgctaatagcgtttcaattggtgacgtcactagctctgagaccttgaagtagttgttccccttgctctgcaagggccgtggcttttgtggcgtgatgggtaacgatgctttgagggtggctgttgttgatgtgtgcagagggtccctggttcgagcccaggtaggggtgaggagagggacggaagctatactgttacacctacATATTTGTATCATGAATGATGACATGACACTAGGGGCTCTATTAAATCCG encodes:
- the LOC110497858 gene encoding charged multivesicular body protein 3 isoform X2, with the protein product MNDFRQVNEWSLKIRKEMRVIDRQIRDIQREEEKVKRSIKDAAKKGHRDVCVVLAKEMVQSKRAVSKLYASKAQMNSVLLSMKNQLSVLRVAGALQKSTEVMKAMQSLVKIPEIQGTMRELSKEMMKAGIIEEMLEDTFESMEDDEMEEAAEAEVDRILFEITAGALGKAPSKVTDALPEMEPPAAASEDESEEDIEEMQSRLAALRS
- the LOC110497858 gene encoding charged multivesicular body protein 3 isoform X3; this translates as MRRIQQVNEWSLKIRKEMRVIDRQIRDIQREEEKVKRSIKDAAKKGHRDVCVVLAKEMVQSKRAVSKLYASKAQMNSVLLSMKNQLSVLRVAGALQKSTEVMKAMQSLVKIPEIQGTMRELSKEMMKAGIIEEMLEDTFESMEDDEMEEAAEAEVDRILFEITAGALGKAPSKVTDALPEMEPPAAASEDESEEDIEEMQSRLAALRS
- the LOC110497858 gene encoding charged multivesicular body protein 3 isoform X1; this encodes MKMGLFGKTQDKPPKDLVNEWSLKIRKEMRVIDRQIRDIQREEEKVKRSIKDAAKKGHRDVCVVLAKEMVQSKRAVSKLYASKAQMNSVLLSMKNQLSVLRVAGALQKSTEVMKAMQSLVKIPEIQGTMRELSKEMMKAGIIEEMLEDTFESMEDDEMEEAAEAEVDRILFEITAGALGKAPSKVTDALPEMEPPAAASEDESEEDIEEMQSRLAALRS
- the LOC110497858 gene encoding charged multivesicular body protein 3 isoform X4 → MRVIDRQIRDIQREEEKVKRSIKDAAKKGHRDVCVVLAKEMVQSKRAVSKLYASKAQMNSVLLSMKNQLSVLRVAGALQKSTEVMKAMQSLVKIPEIQGTMRELSKEMMKAGIIEEMLEDTFESMEDDEMEEAAEAEVDRILFEITAGALGKAPSKVTDALPEMEPPAAASEDESEEDIEEMQSRLAALRS